In Papaver somniferum cultivar HN1 chromosome 1, ASM357369v1, whole genome shotgun sequence, a genomic segment contains:
- the LOC113322924 gene encoding probable purine permease 4, giving the protein MDPNPPPPPDCNIVINKNDGGINIMQEEDYHSSSSATTMSVNTETALIVTESTTDEHKATSPGNSCHTDNNINSSTRRDLRYWILLVITYAALVVGSVSSSLLSRFYFIHGGSSRWVSTFVQSAGFPVLLVPIYLPMLFNKNHNKPWPFSSFTLKLLLISIAIGLMLGVNNLLFSWGVSYLPVSTASLLLSTQLAFNLILSVIIVKQKVTFKNLNCVVLLTLSSVLLALTHSHDRPEGVSQKQYFLGFFSILGAGLLFALYLPLVDMIYSRNVKSYELVMEMQFVMELAATVLATVGMLADGGFGEMKKESLSVFNLGTTSYWLTIGFTIFCWQFTFMGTAGLVFLTTSLNSGICMTAILSMNVVGGVLAYGDSFGGAKAISTVLCVWGFSSYLYGEYIKMKDPKKELLLEEENGEENRIEMKTMNHNQDSRIVA; this is encoded by the coding sequence ATGGATCccaacccaccaccaccaccagactgTAATATTGTCATCAATAAGAATGACGGAGGAATAAATATCATGCAAGAGGAGGACTATCATTCTTCATCATCCGCAACAACAATGAGCGTTAATACCGAAACTGCTCTGATTGTCACTGAATCTACAACAGATGAACATAAAGCAACATCACCAGGTAATTCTTGCCATACTGATAATAACATCAACAGCAGTACTAGACGAGATCTTCGGTACTGGATTTTACTAGTGATCACATACGCAGCCCTTGTGGTGGGTTCCGTCTCATCGAGTCTACTCTCAAGGTTTTATTTCATCCATGGTGGTTCAAGCAGATGGGTTTCTACTTTTGTTCAATCTGCTGGTTTTCCTGTCCTCCTCGTCCCCATTTATCTCCCAATGCTATTCAACAAGAATCACAACAAACCATGGCCTTTTTCAAGCTTCACTCTTAAGCTGCTGTTAATATCAATAGCTATAGGTCTTATGCTTGGGGTTAATAATCTGTTGTTCTCATGGGGCGTGTCTTATCTTCCTGTTTCAACCGCATCTCTTCTGCTATCAACTCAATTAGCTTTCAATCTTATCCTGTCCGTTATCATCGTCAAACAAAAAGTAACCTTCAAAAACCTTAACTGTGTGGTTCTCTTAACCCTAAGTTCAGTGCTATTGGCTTTGACACACAGTCACGACAGACCCGAGGGTGTCTCTCAGAAACAATACTTTTTGGGCTTCTTTTCTATTCTGGGTGCGGGTTTGCTTTTCGCTCTCTACCTACCGCTTGTCGATATGATTTATAGCAGAAACGTCAAGAGTTATGAGTTGGTGATGGAAATGCAGTTCGTCATGGAATTGGCAGCGACCGTGCTGGCGACGGTTGGGATGTTGGCAGACGGCGGATTCGGGGAGATGAAAAAAGAGAGTTTGAGCGTTTTTAATCTCGGTACAACTAGTTACTGGCTGACGATTGGGTTCACGatattttgttggcaatttaCTTTCATGGGGACGGCGGGTTTAGTGTTTCTGACGACGTCACTGAATAGTGGGATATGCATGACGGCGATACTTTCGATGAATGTGGTTGGTGGAGTATTGGCTTATGGTGATTCGTTTGGTGGGGCCAAGGCGATTTCTACAGTGCTGTGTGTTTGGGGGTTTTCTTCTTATCTCTATGGTGAATACATTAAGATGAAGGACCCTAAAAAGGAGTTATTACTGGAAGAGGAAAATGGCGAAGAAAATAGAATAGAAATGAAGACGATGAATCATAATCAAGATTCACGTATTGTTGCCTAA